The Magnolia sinica isolate HGM2019 chromosome 3, MsV1, whole genome shotgun sequence genome includes the window ttttttttgtttttggttaaTTTCATTGTGTATGTATGCGTTTCACAATCCATATGGAATCATTACCACttaaatgaatggttgagatggaaatTGTTAAATGGTCCTAATTGAATTGAAGacatcagatggttaagattattCGATTGATAATATCTTTGGACTAAACACCATGTGAAAAGGGCTACGATTTCAACAGGTTCAATTGAAGAAGATATATAGGGATAGATTTCTAGTGATGCCAATAGTCAAAGTCTGGCTCAGTTAAATGATGACCATTCGATATTTGACGATTTGCAAGGCTCCATTCATTTAGCCATAATCATTTCGGATGGAAGACGTTTGGTCAACTTTACAAGATGCTCCTGTTGACcagatgaacggctcagatcactGAGAATGGGCCCGCATCTACCGTTGCTTGGTCGAACGCAAAATGCCTCTTCTGATTCTATTTATCTATGGAAATATTACAGTTATCAAGTTTCTACAAATGTGACCCCATTGATGTTAGTACGGGtggcaatgggcctcaccatccaagccgtccaaggcGGCCTGACATGTACATGAAGCGCTTGGACCACTCAACTTAGCTCAAGGGCTGAGCCCAAGATTGAAATCTAGCCCTTTTACTCTGAATCCTGAGTGGGTCAGGCCATTGATGAATGGCCAAGatcaataatcaagtgggccagcaTCAAAGAAGAGAATGGATCCTTTATATACACTTGTGAGCAGTTCCCACTCACCATTAGGTGTGTGAATGACCCGGTTGCATGATCCAATGCGTATGCAAGCGAAGACTAACATGGTTGGGGATCCAATTCAAATTGGTCCAATAATTCCAATTATATTTATCATAACCTCCAGCCCATTGACATTATCTATCTATGGtgcgtcccaccatgatgcatgggttttatccacaccgtccatccattttgtaagatcattttaggtgtgaacccaaaaatgagacagattcaagtatcaaatggaccacacaatggggattgaatgctcacccattagaacttcttgggagctgcagaagttttggatcgagctgatatttgtggtttccttaagtggaccacagatTGGAGATTAAACGCTCACCATTAGAACTTTTCAAAGTtgccaaagttttggataaagctgatatttgtgttttcccttcatccaaggtcTATACGACCTTGTAAACATGACGGTGgctcagggaaggtttcaacggtaggtgtcatttGTGGTGgccccgggaaggtttcaacggtaggtgtcatttgtggtgtagtccacttgagctttggatttgcctcatttttaggttcgtaccccaaaatgatttgaaaaaataaatggatggatggatggtgtcagcaaaatacatacatcatggtgagccccacaaagtCTCTGGCTAGACAATTTATTGACCCATCAGGGTCAAGACCCTGCTGAGCCAGGATTTGGGATTGGGCACATGGGCCGGAATAGGTCCAACGCCAGCAAGCCTAGAATGATGACTTAGGAATGAATGTGattaggataactactccaaatccacggagcttctctggacttctcacatATACCTCTCGAATCTATgagaaaagaaagtagaaaatagaaataaattttaataaattcgaaattgattaattcatgattaaaaacgagtttacagccctttaaataggggtactaagtaatgggaaagaaatcagaatcaaactacaactcaaactcctagaatctgtgacttactataaatagtaaacttactatttatagaccgccatgatgtctactagtgtgcaaggttttcggctaaaaatagtaagtgtcgtaTTTGGcatcaccaaaccgttctcctaattattctaagctcttttcacgttgggcgcaactcctaaagcctgacggatgaagagttataatcaaactaaaacttactatttatagtaaaaacaaaataaaaatagagaaatGATTGTCGATACAGAgattttttgcaattccgggctgcgtaaccctgCATAGCagggttgattggctaaagtagctcgttctaccccaaaatcatatattttatgttagataactcatttcggattgcgagatatgcccgatctaaggttcgacggtccagatcacttctgtcgtcgactgggccttttctgatccatcttggccatgaaactgtccgtgaccagCTCTACGTCAAAGGTCAACTGCAACCCTAGATGTTAATGTTTTTCAATTATGTGGAGTTTGTATGCATGAGCCATCCAAACAAGAATCCACTacataaacggcttggatcactcaactgtgggacccacttgcaccAACTGAAAATCCTAGCCCACTGTAGGAAATGTTATATCCGTATCTTATCCATGAACCGGGAGTCCTCGCGCGAGATTCACGGTTTTAGTAGCATCACACGTGGACAAGTGGGACTTTGGTGCGAGATCAGTGCCATTCGTCAGGAGAGGCCCACCGGGAAAATGCCCGGGCCAAAACTCGGAcgagtccactcatcaggtggtccagATGTGTAGGCCGAACCGTTGGGCCTGTGTAGCGGTTGGTTCGACTTGCTGAACGGCTGCGATCTATCAAAAGGGTGCCGTGAAGGACGCCTCACTATCACCAGAGGGCACGTGCACGTCACGTGATCTAGATATTCTGTTGCAGCCTCCTCCAACCCCCTAACTGCTTCGTTTTCAACGACCTGAAAACGAGAGAGAGCTTCAATGGCAGCCTCTCCAGCAATCCAAATCCGATGCTTCTTCCCACCCAAAAACCCAAACTCCAAAACCCATGAAAACCCACACCACAACCATGTTAAATCCGAAACATCCCTTCCAAGTACGCAGATATCACTGAATTCCATACAATCCCATCGTGCCCACAAACTGTTCGACGAAATTCCTCAGAAAGACACCTTCGCTTGGAACTCCCTCATCCGCTACCATCTCACGCATGATGGGTCTTCTCATGTTATCTTCATTTATCAACAAATGCTACTCCGTGGGGCCCGTCCCGACAAATACACGCTCCCGCACGTTTTAACTGCGTCCAGACTCTCGGGCAGCCTTTTCCATGGTAAGCAGATTCATGCTCATGCGTTGAAGCTTGGGTTTGGCTCTGACGAGTATGTAGTCACCGCATTGATGACAATGTATGGGCAATTCGATGGCGTTGAAGCTGCGCATCGGGTGTTTGATAAAACGTCTAAGAGAAACTCGGTTTCGTGGACGTTGCTTGCTGGGCTGTATGGGGCAGAAGATCGGCATGATTTGGCTGTAGATGTGTTTAAGCAGATGGTTAGCTCAGGCATTGAGGTCGATTCTGTCTCATTGGTTACTGCAATTGGAGCCTGTGGGCACTTAAAATCACTCCATGAAGGAAGAAAAATTCACAAAATTGCGAGGAACTGCGGATTAGAATCTGATGTTCTGGTGGGGAATGCACTCTTGAAAATGTATTTCGACTGCAGCAGCATTGAAGATGCTCGGGCTGTTTTTGATCGGATGCCTGCAAAAGATACCATCTCTTGGACGGCGGTCATCAGCAAGTACGTGCAAAATGGGAGCTTCAATGAGGGTCTGAAACTGTTTCGTGCAATGCATTTGGAAGGGACAAGGCCTGATTCATTTTCAGTTTCTAGCGTTCTCCCTGCTTGCGCGAGAGTATCCGCTCATAAGCATGGAAAAGAAATTCATGGGCATGTAATTAGAAATGCGATGGATTTGAACCTAGCTGTCCAAAATGCATTGATGGACATGTACGTGAAATCTGGATGCGTGCTGTCGGCTTCTAAGATATTTGCAACAATGGCAGAGAAAGACACTGTTTCATGGACTGTGATGATATTGGGTCATAGCTTGCATGGGCAAGGAGAGGTTGGAGTTGAACTGTTCCGTGAAATGGAGAAGGAACCAGGAATACATGCTGATCAGACAGCTTACGTCACAGTCCTCCATGCGTGCAATACTGCACGCATGGTTGAGGCAGGAAGGTTTTACTTCAATTACATCAAGGCGCCCAAGGTCGAGCACTGTGCATTGATGGTCAGCCTTCTATCTCGTACTGGACATTTCAATGAAGCAAGGGCCTTCATTGAGGAGCGCCGAATCGAGCGGCACCCGGAGGTGCACAAAGTGCTGCTTGACGGGTGCAGGATCCAT containing:
- the LOC131239244 gene encoding pentatricopeptide repeat-containing protein DOT4, chloroplastic-like, with protein sequence MAASPAIQIRCFFPPKNPNSKTHENPHHNHVKSETSLPSTQISLNSIQSHRAHKLFDEIPQKDTFAWNSLIRYHLTHDGSSHVIFIYQQMLLRGARPDKYTLPHVLTASRLSGSLFHGKQIHAHALKLGFGSDEYVVTALMTMYGQFDGVEAAHRVFDKTSKRNSVSWTLLAGLYGAEDRHDLAVDVFKQMVSSGIEVDSVSLVTAIGACGHLKSLHEGRKIHKIARNCGLESDVLVGNALLKMYFDCSSIEDARAVFDRMPAKDTISWTAVISKYVQNGSFNEGLKLFRAMHLEGTRPDSFSVSSVLPACARVSAHKHGKEIHGHVIRNAMDLNLAVQNALMDMYVKSGCVLSASKIFATMAEKDTVSWTVMILGHSLHGQGEVGVELFREMEKEPGIHADQTAYVTVLHACNTARMVEAGRFYFNYIKAPKVEHCALMVSLLSRTGHFNEARAFIEERRIERHPEVHKVLLDGCRIHQNLKMGKQVIEQLIELEPLNAENYIMLSNVHAASTKWDAVDRLKQMVIDMGLMPKRAYSWTEVRNKVHVFSVGEVSHPRSQRIYWELEGLMKRMKEEEGFVPATDFALHDVDEERECIPCGHSEMLAIAFGLISTQTGSTIRITKNLRVCRNCHTSVKIISKMVGREIVLKDPNRFHHFKDGLCSCGDFW